TGGTGATTCAAATATGTCCATGTTCGAAGCTAATGATGCAATTCAATTAATACAGGAAGCTACAGGAAATGATTCAAATATAATCTATGGTCAGATTATCGATGATTCTCTCGAGGATGAGTTGGTAGTAACTGTAATTGCAACTGGCTTTGAAGCACCTATTTCAGAGAGTAGAACTGATACAAGTAGTAAGATAAGTTCTAAAACAAGTGAAATGGTTAGTGCTACTACTGAGCCAGAGCAAAAAGTTCAGACAGATATACATATTGACGAAAAACCTATAGATATTCCACCATTTTTACAAAGAAAAAGAAATAGATAATATTTTTAAGTGAGAGGTTATTCCTTCGGGAGTAGCCTCTTTATTTTTTGTATAAATATTTATTGTTGAAAAATATAAGAAAAAAAACAGAAATCATTTATTGTTTTTGACAAATTATTCCAATTAGCCATGCTATAATTAGCATAGCTTAAATAATATGTGAATAAAATATACTATAGTATTCATATAACAAAACCAAGAAAGCCTTGATTTATTACAAATTTGTAAAGGAGGGGGGGCGTGTATTTAGAAGTTTATATTGACATAGTCTTCATTATTAATTTGATAATGGACTATATTATACTTTGGATAGTTAAAATTCTAACTAAGAAAAATACCAAGAAGATTAGGTTATTTATTGGTGCTATGGTTGGAGCATTAATGATGTGTATCATAGTCATACTTCCTTATGATAGTTATTTTTTCAATGTTATCGTAGGATATTTGTTAACTAGTATATTATTGATATACATATCATTCAGACCTAAAAGATTAAGCGAATTTGTTAAATTAACAATTATTATGTATTTAAGCGCAATCATGCTTGGCGGTTTGATGTTTGCATTATATTACTATTCATTTATTGGAGTTGCTGTAAGCAAAGTAATAAATGGTACATACAATATGAATTTGAGAGTAGGACTATTTGTAATTTTTGGAATAATTGCAATTATCATATTTAGAATCGTTAGAAAAGTAATGTCTAGTACAATTAGGGCGAATAAAAATTTATTTGGACTTGAAATCTATATTGATGATTCTAAGATTAAGGTTAATGGCTTATTGGATACAGGTAATAATCTATACGATCCAATAACAAAAAATCCTGTTCTTATTGCAGAAAGTGAACTATTAAAAGATTTACTAAAAAAAGATTGTTATGATAAGTTGCTGAATATGTCAGGTGATTTATATAACATATCTAATTTTACTGATTTTGGTGAAAACAGTAATTTGAAATTAAGGCTTATTCCATTTTCCTCACTTGGGAATGAAAATGGAATGTTACTAGGAATTGTTGCGGATAATATATGTATTAACCTTGGTGATGAAACAAAAGATTATAGAGATGTGGTAATTGCTGTTTATGATAAAAAGCTTTCAAATGACAACAGTTACCAAGTCCTTATACATCCCGAATTAATTAGTGTACATTAGAGTATTATTGATTTTACAAGAAAATGTGGTAGAACACAAAAAAATAACATAAAAGCTAAGGAAAATATCTTTTGTTTTAATTCTAATATAAGGCAAGAGATATATAATAGGGGGAATAGAATTGGTATGTAAAAGTAAAAACATATTAGATATTTTTAGCATAAAACTTATTGAGAGATTTAGAAAATTATTTTTGTGGGATAATGGAGAGATTCACTACATTGGCGGTAGTGAGATATTGCCTGCTCCACTTGGGAATGAAGAAGAATCAAGGATTATTGCTATGCTTGGTAGTGAAAACGATTTTAAAGTGAAATCCATACTTATTGAGCATAATTTAAGACTTGTAGTATATATAGCTAAGAAATTTGAAAATACTGGTATTGGAGTAGAAGATTTGATTTCTATTGGTACTATAGGATTGATAAAATCCATAAATACCTTCAAACCTGATAAAAAAATCAAATTAGCCACCTATGCTTCTAGATGTATAGAAAATGAAATCCTTATGTATCTAAGAAGAAATAATAAAACAAAGTTAGAGATATCTATTGATGAACCCCTTAATGTAGATTGGGACGGAAACGAACTATTATTATCGGATATACTAGGTACTGAGGAAGATGTTATCTATAGAAATATAGAGGAAGAAGTAGATAAGGAATTATTAAAAAAGGCTCTTAGCAAATTGTCAAATAGAGAAAGAGTTATTGTTGAACTTAGATTCGGACTGAAAGCAGATGGCGAAGAAAAAACTCAAAAAGAAGTTGCTGATATGTTAGGCATATCACAATCATATATATCAAGGCTTGAGAAGAAAATCATAAAAAGATTACAAAAGGAAATTATTAGAATGCAATAAAAAAAGGTATAAATATATTACCACTGGCAATCATTTTAGTATAAGAAAAAATATATGACAAAATGATTACTGGAGGTAGAGTATGGCATTGAACAAAGTTGAAATATGTGGTGTGAATACATCTAAATTACCCATATTGAAGAATAAAGAAAAGGAAGCATTATTTAATAGGATACTTGATGGAGATCTTGCTGCTCGTGATGAATATATTCACGGTAATCTGAGATTGGTATTAAGTGTAATCCAGAGATTTAGTAATTCAGGGGAAATGGTAGATGATTTGTTTCAAGTAGGTTGTGTAGGACTTATTAAGGCGATAGATAACTTTGATATTACTCAAAATGTTAAATTTTCAACATATGCCGTACCAATGATAATAGGGGAAATAAGAAGGTATCTAAGAGACAATAATAGTATAAGGGTAAGCAGGTCTCTTAGAGATACAGCTTATAAAGCTTTACAAGCAAAAGAAAAGTTATTGCGACAGAATAATAAAGAACCAACTATTATGGAAATATCAAAAGAGTTAGATATGAAAAAAGAGGATGTTGTTTTTGCTCTTGATGCTATTCAAGATCCTGTGTCACTTTTTGAACCAGTTTATAATGATGGGGGCGATTCCTTATATATAATGGATCAAGTAAGTGATAAAAAGAATAAAGAGGAAAGATGGGTTAGATCAATAGCTCTTGGTGAAGCTATGAAAAAACTCCCTAAAAGAGAGTTTAATATACTGAAGCTTAGATTTTTTGAAGGTAAAACACAAATGGAAGTTGCTAGTGAGATAAGTATTTCTCAAGCACAAGTATCAAGACTGGAAAAATCAGCTATAAGACATATGAAAAGATACTTGAATTAACTAGTAAATTATTTTGAATATGAATCTAAGTAAGGACAGCTTTTAGGGGGAATTTAGTATGGTTAGAATATATGATATGAAACAAAAAGAGGTTATAAATTCTAACGATGGTATTAGATTAGGATTTATAAGTGATATTGAGGTTGATTTACAGGAAGGTAAATTGATTAAGCTGATCGTTCCAGGACCAGCTAAGATATTTGGAATGTTTGGTAGAGGCAAGGAATATCAAATACCCTGGGACAGTATAAAAAAGATAGGTGAAGATATTATTCTGGTTGATATCAACGTTGATAAGTCATTAGTTGAATCAGAATACTAATAATTAAAATTATTTTAAATAATTATAAGTATTTAAAATCAAAGGTTGACCTTTTTCTGCTTATAACTTATAATATGACTAAAATAGTGGCTATAAGCGGAAAGTAGGGAGAATAACTTATGAGATGTCCTTTTTGCAATGAGGATAATACTAAAGTAGTTGACTCAAGACCATCAGACGAAAACAATTTAATACGTAGAAGAAGACAATGTGAAGCATGTGGCAAAAGGTTTACTACTTATGAAAAGATAGAAACAATACCTTTAGTCATTATTAAAAAAGATAAGACAAGAGAACCGTATAATCGAAATAAGTTAATGAATGGTGTTGTTAGATCTTGTCATAAACGATCTGTGTCAATGAGTGAAATTGAAGGATTAGTAGATGAAATAGAGAATAGTTTATATAATTCATTAAAAAAAGAAATTAAAAGTAAAGATATCGGTGAGAAGGTAATGGAAAAACTTAAGACCATTGATGAAGTAGCATATGTCAGGTTTGCATCTATATATCGTGAGTTCAAGGATATTAATACTTTTATGGATGAGTTGAAGAAAATATTGAATGATAAATAGGTTTCCCAGTGGGAAACCTATTTTGTTCATATAGAAGAGTTATACTAATAAAGTATATGAAACAGAAGCATTTTCATATGCTATAAGGAAACTTTCCTAACGATTGAAACTTCCTACGGAAGACATTTCAAGTATGGAATAATATAACACTTGTTAGTTTAGTATGAATATAATAATCCTAATTCAGATTGGAAAAGCTAGTATAAAAGGGGAACTTATTCTAATTATACCATGTAAAAACATTCAACTAGCTAGAGGTGACAGACTTGAAAATGAAGAGGATGTTTATATTAATATTAATCATTGTATCTATAACTGGATGTTCAAATAAGATCAAACAGATTGACGATACCAAGTATCAAGAACTCATACAAACGACAGAACTAACTAAAGTATATGTTAGAGATGAAAAAGAAGTATGGGAGGAAATGCACATGATGGCAAACACTAAAATTGTTGCTGATGAAATATGGGGTGAGATTGAAATCACTGAAGAAAGAGTAGATTACTTGATTACCGAAGTTCTTGTATCTGAGTATCCTGATAAAAAAAGGCTTTTGACTATATTGTATAACTGGAAGAACGAAGATTTTTCCTGTGCAGTAGATGAGCATAATTATCTGTGGGATATGTTAGGTGGAAGTGTTGGAAAAGCTTATAAATTAAAAGAATAGTCAATTTGGAATTAAATTCGTTATGAAAGAAGAATGATTATCTTCCTGTAATTGCATATATTAGCTTTAAATGGATTTTCGGCGTTGGAGGCATATAATTATACCCTTTTGTCTTTAAGGGCTTAATTTCGGCGTATTTTTGAAGTGGACAATAAATTATTATTCATAATTAATTATTTCGTTATGGAGAGGTCGAACTAGTTTCTTCTATATTAATAGAGAACTAGTTTTAATATATTAATTATAATAGTTCGTCCTAGTCTAAGTAACAGATTAAAAATGAAGTGTTTTAGTACGTTTTTTTAACTATATTTAATTGAAATATTAATTTGTTATTAATAATATGATTATTTTATGATATAATGATATAGATTGTTTATATACTAAAAATTACTAATAAGGTTAATGCTTTAATAAGTTGGACATAATAAATTCTTAAATTGTTTAACATTTCATTTTATTGCATGACCAAATATACATATGACAAGGGGGACAACATGTTTAACAGAGTTTATAGTGCTGCGTTAATGGGCATTGACGGATACATGGTTGGGGTGGAGGTAGATATATCAAGCGGTTTTCCTAGGCTTGATTTAGTTGGATTACCAGACTCTGCCGTTAAAGAATCTATAGAAAGAGTAAGAACATCTATCAACAATTCAGGATTTCAGTTTCCTTGTAAGCGAATAACAGTAAATTTAGCTCCAGCTGATATAAGAAAGGAAGGACCTGCATTTGATTTACCAATAGCTATTGGCATTTTATCATGTATGGAGTTAATAGATACCAACTCATTGGATAAAACCTTAATTATTGGGGAATTATCTCTTAATGGAGAAGTTCAGAAAGTAAATGGTATACT
The window above is part of the Vallitalea guaymasensis genome. Proteins encoded here:
- the spoIIGA gene encoding sigma-E processing peptidase SpoIIGA translates to MYLEVYIDIVFIINLIMDYIILWIVKILTKKNTKKIRLFIGAMVGALMMCIIVILPYDSYFFNVIVGYLLTSILLIYISFRPKRLSEFVKLTIIMYLSAIMLGGLMFALYYYSFIGVAVSKVINGTYNMNLRVGLFVIFGIIAIIIFRIVRKVMSSTIRANKNLFGLEIYIDDSKIKVNGLLDTGNNLYDPITKNPVLIAESELLKDLLKKDCYDKLLNMSGDLYNISNFTDFGENSNLKLRLIPFSSLGNENGMLLGIVADNICINLGDETKDYRDVVIAVYDKKLSNDNSYQVLIHPELISVH
- the sigE gene encoding RNA polymerase sporulation sigma factor SigE; translation: MLDIFSIKLIERFRKLFLWDNGEIHYIGGSEILPAPLGNEEESRIIAMLGSENDFKVKSILIEHNLRLVVYIAKKFENTGIGVEDLISIGTIGLIKSINTFKPDKKIKLATYASRCIENEILMYLRRNNKTKLEISIDEPLNVDWDGNELLLSDILGTEEDVIYRNIEEEVDKELLKKALSKLSNRERVIVELRFGLKADGEEKTQKEVADMLGISQSYISRLEKKIIKRLQKEIIRMQ
- the sigG gene encoding RNA polymerase sporulation sigma factor SigG translates to MALNKVEICGVNTSKLPILKNKEKEALFNRILDGDLAARDEYIHGNLRLVLSVIQRFSNSGEMVDDLFQVGCVGLIKAIDNFDITQNVKFSTYAVPMIIGEIRRYLRDNNSIRVSRSLRDTAYKALQAKEKLLRQNNKEPTIMEISKELDMKKEDVVFALDAIQDPVSLFEPVYNDGGDSLYIMDQVSDKKNKEERWVRSIALGEAMKKLPKREFNILKLRFFEGKTQMEVASEISISQAQVSRLEKSAIRHMKRYLN
- a CDS encoding YlmC/YmxH family sporulation protein, translated to MVRIYDMKQKEVINSNDGIRLGFISDIEVDLQEGKLIKLIVPGPAKIFGMFGRGKEYQIPWDSIKKIGEDIILVDINVDKSLVESEY
- the nrdR gene encoding transcriptional regulator NrdR, coding for MRCPFCNEDNTKVVDSRPSDENNLIRRRRQCEACGKRFTTYEKIETIPLVIIKKDKTREPYNRNKLMNGVVRSCHKRSVSMSEIEGLVDEIENSLYNSLKKEIKSKDIGEKVMEKLKTIDEVAYVRFASIYREFKDINTFMDELKKILNDK
- a CDS encoding DUF6241 domain-containing protein yields the protein MKRMFILILIIVSITGCSNKIKQIDDTKYQELIQTTELTKVYVRDEKEVWEEMHMMANTKIVADEIWGEIEITEERVDYLITEVLVSEYPDKKRLLTILYNWKNEDFSCAVDEHNYLWDMLGGSVGKAYKLKE